From the genome of Glycine max cultivar Williams 82 chromosome 2, Glycine_max_v4.0, whole genome shotgun sequence, one region includes:
- the LOC100782561 gene encoding protein DETOXIFICATION 9 isoform X3, whose amino-acid sequence MGMAGALETLCGQTYGAEEFSEIGNYTFCAIVTLLLVCLPISMLWIFVDKILLLFGQDPEISHVAHEYCIYSIPALYGFAVLQCQIRYFQTQSMIFPMVFSSIAVLCLHVPICWALVFKLALGHVGAAYAIGISYWLNVIGLGIYMNFSPACEKTKIVFSFNALLSIPEFCQFAIPSGLMFCFEMWSFELLTLFAGLLPNPQLQTSVLSVCLNTTTLHYIIPYAVGASASTRISNELGAGNPKAAQGIVRVIVIIGIVDGVIVSIFFVCCRHILGYAYSNDKEVVDYVSDIVPILCGSFTADSLIGALSGIARGGGFQQIGAYVNLGAYYLVGVPLAFLLGFVLHFNAKGLWMGSLTGSVLQVIILTVVTVLTDWQKEATKARVRIVEKSIKAHNGSV is encoded by the exons ATGGGAATGGCTGGTGCATTGGAAACTTTATGTGGCCAAACCTATGGTGCAGAAGAATTTTCAGAGATTGGAAACTACACTTTTTGTGCAATTGTGACTTTGCTTTTGGTTTGTCTCCCCATATCTATGCTGTGGATATTCGTGGATAAAATACTATTGTTGTTTGGTCAAGACCCTGAAATTTCTCATGTAGCTCATGAGTACTGCATATACTCCATCCCTGCATTGTATGGCTTTGCTGTTCTTCAATGTCAGATTCGCTACTTCCAGACTCAGAGTATGATCTTTCCCATGGTTTTCAGCTCAATTGCGGTTCTGTGTTTGCATGTTCCTATTTGTTGGGCTTTGGTATTCAAATTAGCCCTAGGACATGTTGGAGCAGCATATGCTATTGGAATttcatattggttaaatgtcatTGGGCTTGgaatttatatgaatttttctCCAGCATGTGAGAAAACCaaaattgtgttttcttttaatgCTTTATTAAGCATTCCAGAGTTCTGCCAATTTGCTATTCCTTCTGGACTGATGTTTTG TTTTGAAATGTGGTCGTTTGAGCTACTTACATTATTTGCTGGGCTTTTACCTAATCCACAACTTCAAACCTCAGTTCTTTCTGTCTG CCTTAACACAACCACATTGCACTACATCATTCCATATGCTGTTGGAGCTTCTGCAAG TACTCGCATTTCGAATGAATTAGGAGCAGGGAATCCAAAGGCAGCTCAAGGTATTGTTCGTGTTATTGTGATTATTGGAATTGTTGATGGGGTTATTGTCAGCATTTTCTTCGTTTGTTGTAGGCATATATTAGGATATGCTTATAGCAACGACAAGGAAGTTGTAGATTATGTTTCAGATATTGTTCCCATTCTTTGTGGGTCTTTTACTGCAGATAGTCTAATAGGAGCTCTTTCTG GGATTGCAAGAGGTGGAGGATTTCAGCAAATAGGAGCTTATGTGAACCTTGGAGCCTATTATCTTGTGGGAGTTCCTTTAGCATTCTTATTGGGTTTTGTCCTACATTTCAATGCCAAGGGACTATGGATGGGAAGTCTTACAGGATCTGTTCTACAAGTGATTATTCTGACTGTTGTAACAGTGTTAACAGATTGGCAGAAAGAG GCAACAAAAGCAAGGGTGAGAATAGTTGAGAAGTCAATTAAAGCTCATAATGGTTCAgtctga
- the LOC100782561 gene encoding protein DETOXIFICATION 9 isoform X1 → MMGKEEATPLLRKSEVAPLEDDDAFCVELKRVGSMAAPMVAANMCQYLLQVVSLMMVGHLGVLVSFSGVAIATSFAEVTGFCVLMGMAGALETLCGQTYGAEEFSEIGNYTFCAIVTLLLVCLPISMLWIFVDKILLLFGQDPEISHVAHEYCIYSIPALYGFAVLQCQIRYFQTQSMIFPMVFSSIAVLCLHVPICWALVFKLALGHVGAAYAIGISYWLNVIGLGIYMNFSPACEKTKIVFSFNALLSIPEFCQFAIPSGLMFCFEMWSFELLTLFAGLLPNPQLQTSVLSVCLNTTTLHYIIPYAVGASASTRISNELGAGNPKAAQGIVRVIVIIGIVDGVIVSIFFVCCRHILGYAYSNDKEVVDYVSDIVPILCGSFTADSLIGALSGIARGGGFQQIGAYVNLGAYYLVGVPLAFLLGFVLHFNAKGLWMGSLTGSVLQVIILTVVTVLTDWQKEATKARVRIVEKSIKAHNGSV, encoded by the exons ATGATGGGTAAGGAGGAAGCAACACCGCTTCTAAGAAAGAGTGAGGTGGCACCATTAGAGGATGATGATGCATTTTGTGTAGAGCTTAAAAGGGTAGGCTCCATGGCAGCTCCAATGGTGGCTGCGAATATGTGTCAGTACCTTCTACAAGTTGTGTCACTGATGATGGTGGGACATCTTGGTGTACTTGTCTCCTTCTCTGGGGTTGCAATTGCCACTTCTTTTGCTGAAGTTACAGGCTTTTGTGTTCTT ATGGGAATGGCTGGTGCATTGGAAACTTTATGTGGCCAAACCTATGGTGCAGAAGAATTTTCAGAGATTGGAAACTACACTTTTTGTGCAATTGTGACTTTGCTTTTGGTTTGTCTCCCCATATCTATGCTGTGGATATTCGTGGATAAAATACTATTGTTGTTTGGTCAAGACCCTGAAATTTCTCATGTAGCTCATGAGTACTGCATATACTCCATCCCTGCATTGTATGGCTTTGCTGTTCTTCAATGTCAGATTCGCTACTTCCAGACTCAGAGTATGATCTTTCCCATGGTTTTCAGCTCAATTGCGGTTCTGTGTTTGCATGTTCCTATTTGTTGGGCTTTGGTATTCAAATTAGCCCTAGGACATGTTGGAGCAGCATATGCTATTGGAATttcatattggttaaatgtcatTGGGCTTGgaatttatatgaatttttctCCAGCATGTGAGAAAACCaaaattgtgttttcttttaatgCTTTATTAAGCATTCCAGAGTTCTGCCAATTTGCTATTCCTTCTGGACTGATGTTTTG TTTTGAAATGTGGTCGTTTGAGCTACTTACATTATTTGCTGGGCTTTTACCTAATCCACAACTTCAAACCTCAGTTCTTTCTGTCTG CCTTAACACAACCACATTGCACTACATCATTCCATATGCTGTTGGAGCTTCTGCAAG TACTCGCATTTCGAATGAATTAGGAGCAGGGAATCCAAAGGCAGCTCAAGGTATTGTTCGTGTTATTGTGATTATTGGAATTGTTGATGGGGTTATTGTCAGCATTTTCTTCGTTTGTTGTAGGCATATATTAGGATATGCTTATAGCAACGACAAGGAAGTTGTAGATTATGTTTCAGATATTGTTCCCATTCTTTGTGGGTCTTTTACTGCAGATAGTCTAATAGGAGCTCTTTCTG GGATTGCAAGAGGTGGAGGATTTCAGCAAATAGGAGCTTATGTGAACCTTGGAGCCTATTATCTTGTGGGAGTTCCTTTAGCATTCTTATTGGGTTTTGTCCTACATTTCAATGCCAAGGGACTATGGATGGGAAGTCTTACAGGATCTGTTCTACAAGTGATTATTCTGACTGTTGTAACAGTGTTAACAGATTGGCAGAAAGAG GCAACAAAAGCAAGGGTGAGAATAGTTGAGAAGTCAATTAAAGCTCATAATGGTTCAgtctga
- the LOC100782561 gene encoding protein DETOXIFICATION 9 isoform X2: protein MMGKEEATPLLRKSEVAPLEDDDAFCVELKRVGSMAAPMVAANMCQYLLQVVSLMMVGHLGVLVSFSGVAIATSFAEVTGFCVLMGMAGALETLCGQTYGAEEFSEIGNYTFCAIVTLLLVCLPISMLWIFVDKILLLFGQDPEISHVAHEYCIYSIPALYGFAVLQCQIRYFQTQSMIFPMVFSSIAVLCLHVPICWALVFKLALGHVGAAYAIGISYWLNVIGLGIYMNFSPACEKTKIVFSFNALLSIPEFCQFAIPSGLMFCFEMWSFELLTLFAGLLPNPQLQTSVLSVCLNTTTLHYIIPYAVGASASTRISNELGAGNPKAAQGIARGGGFQQIGAYVNLGAYYLVGVPLAFLLGFVLHFNAKGLWMGSLTGSVLQVIILTVVTVLTDWQKEATKARVRIVEKSIKAHNGSV from the exons ATGATGGGTAAGGAGGAAGCAACACCGCTTCTAAGAAAGAGTGAGGTGGCACCATTAGAGGATGATGATGCATTTTGTGTAGAGCTTAAAAGGGTAGGCTCCATGGCAGCTCCAATGGTGGCTGCGAATATGTGTCAGTACCTTCTACAAGTTGTGTCACTGATGATGGTGGGACATCTTGGTGTACTTGTCTCCTTCTCTGGGGTTGCAATTGCCACTTCTTTTGCTGAAGTTACAGGCTTTTGTGTTCTT ATGGGAATGGCTGGTGCATTGGAAACTTTATGTGGCCAAACCTATGGTGCAGAAGAATTTTCAGAGATTGGAAACTACACTTTTTGTGCAATTGTGACTTTGCTTTTGGTTTGTCTCCCCATATCTATGCTGTGGATATTCGTGGATAAAATACTATTGTTGTTTGGTCAAGACCCTGAAATTTCTCATGTAGCTCATGAGTACTGCATATACTCCATCCCTGCATTGTATGGCTTTGCTGTTCTTCAATGTCAGATTCGCTACTTCCAGACTCAGAGTATGATCTTTCCCATGGTTTTCAGCTCAATTGCGGTTCTGTGTTTGCATGTTCCTATTTGTTGGGCTTTGGTATTCAAATTAGCCCTAGGACATGTTGGAGCAGCATATGCTATTGGAATttcatattggttaaatgtcatTGGGCTTGgaatttatatgaatttttctCCAGCATGTGAGAAAACCaaaattgtgttttcttttaatgCTTTATTAAGCATTCCAGAGTTCTGCCAATTTGCTATTCCTTCTGGACTGATGTTTTG TTTTGAAATGTGGTCGTTTGAGCTACTTACATTATTTGCTGGGCTTTTACCTAATCCACAACTTCAAACCTCAGTTCTTTCTGTCTG CCTTAACACAACCACATTGCACTACATCATTCCATATGCTGTTGGAGCTTCTGCAAG TACTCGCATTTCGAATGAATTAGGAGCAGGGAATCCAAAGGCAGCTCAAG GGATTGCAAGAGGTGGAGGATTTCAGCAAATAGGAGCTTATGTGAACCTTGGAGCCTATTATCTTGTGGGAGTTCCTTTAGCATTCTTATTGGGTTTTGTCCTACATTTCAATGCCAAGGGACTATGGATGGGAAGTCTTACAGGATCTGTTCTACAAGTGATTATTCTGACTGTTGTAACAGTGTTAACAGATTGGCAGAAAGAG GCAACAAAAGCAAGGGTGAGAATAGTTGAGAAGTCAATTAAAGCTCATAATGGTTCAgtctga
- the LOC100776126 gene encoding protein DETOXIFICATION 14 isoform X4, with protein sequence MSGMAGGLETLCGQAFGAGQYEKFGLYTYTAIISLSLVCFPITILWIFNDKILTLLGQDPTISLEVRKYAIWLIPALFGSAILKPLTRFFQTQSLISPMILTSAIALCFHVVTCWTLVFKLGLGHVGAAISFSLCVWFNVIMLLSFVRYSSACEKTRISFSKNALVGVGEFFRFAVPAAVMVCLEYFEKILQHDHNDLANMVTYLSYSLKWWACEILVLLAGLFPNPKLETSVLSICLTISTLHFTIPYGFGAAASTRVSNELGAGNPQAVHVAVSATMFLAVTEGFIVSATLFGCRHILGYAYSDDRMVVHYVAVMIPLLCLSIFTDSLQGVLSGVARGSGWQHLGAYVNLGAFYLVGIPVGILLGFVAHFRAKGLWIGIVTGSIVQSILLSLITALTNWKKQAIMARERVFDAKPPDVNGSYHMTSA encoded by the exons TCAGGGATGGCTGGTGGATTGGAAACTTTATGTGGCCAAGCTTTCGGGGCAGGGCAATATGAAAAATTTGGACTATATACTTACACTGCCATAATATCCCTTTCTTTGGTTTGTTTCCCGATCACAATTCTATGGATTTTCAATGACAAAATATTAACTCTATTAGGCCAAGACCCAACAATATCCCTTGAAGTTCGTAAATATGCCATTTGGCTAATACCTGCTCTATTTGGTTCCGCAATTCTCAAACCTCTAACACGATTTTTCCAGACCCAGAGTTTGATTTCTCCCATGATTCTAACCTCCGCTATAGCTTTGTGCTTCCACGTAGTAACATGTTGGACCCTTGTTTTTAAACTGGGGTTGGGACATGTTGGTGCCGCAATCTCCTTCAGCCTTTGCGTTTGGTTTAATGTGATAATGCTTTTGTCCTTTGTGAGGTATTCCTCTGCTTGTGAGAAAACACGCATCTCTTTCTCCAAGAATGCTTTGGTTGGTGTTGGAGAGTTCTTTCGCTTTGCTGTCCCAGCAGCAGTCATGGTTTG tcttgagTATTTTGAGAAGATTTTGCAACACGATCATAATGATTTGGCCAACATGGTCACTTATCTGTCATACAGTCTTAAGTGGTGGGCCTGCGAGATACTTGTTTTGTTAGCTGGACTTTTTCCAAACCCAAAGTTGGAGACATCAGTCCTATCTATATG CTTAACAATCTCTACGTTGCATTTCACCATACCTTATGGGTTTGGGGCTGCTGCTAG CACTAGAGTTTCGAATGAATTAGGAGCTGGGAATCCACAAGCAGTTCATGTGGCTGTTTCTGCAACGATGTTCCTTGCAGTCACAGAGGGTTTCATTGTAAGTGCAACACTATTCGGCTGCAGACATATCTTGGGTTATGCCTATAGTGATGACCGTATGGTTGTTCATTATGTGGCTGTTATGATCCCTCTGCTCTGTCTCTCTATTTTTACTGACAGCTTACAAGGAGTTCTTTCAG GGGTTGCTAGAGGAAGTGGGTGGCAACATCTAGGAGCCTATGTCAATCTGGGAGCGTTTTATCTGGTAGGAATTCCTGTGGGTATCCTACTTGGCTTTGTTGCACATTTCAGAGCAAAGGGCCTCTGGATTGGAATTGTCACTGGCTCCATTGTCCAATCGATTCTCCTTTCCCTTATTACTGCTCTTACCAACTGGAAAAAACAG GCAATTATGGCAAGGGAAAGAGTATTTGATGCTAAACCACCAGACGTAAATGGATCATATCACATGACGAGTGCTTAA